CGACGGCACCACCTACTACATGGACTATCACCTCTCCGAGTCTGGTCTGTATGTGGAACAAGGCTTCTTTGGCCAGATGAACGTCGCGATCGTTGAAGCGGTGCGGATCACCGAAGATGGCCACCTCGTGCCATCCTCCTCGGTGGGCAACAACGTGGAATACCTCGACAATGCTGAAAAGATCATCATCGAGGTCAACTCCTGGCAGTCTGAAGAGCTGGAAGGCATGGCGGATATTTACCGCATCAATAAACTGCCGAACCGTCAGCCAATTCCGATCACCGACCCAGGGCAGCGCATCGGTACCACCTATATTGACATCGACCTGGACAAGGTTGTGGCAGTGGTGGAAACCGACCTGCCAGACCGCAACGCCCCATTCAAGCCGATCGATGACCAGTCGAAGCAGATCGCTGGCCACTTCCTCGACTTCCTGGAGGGCGAAGTTGCTGCCGGCCGTCTCACCTATGACGGCTACATCATGCAGTCCGGTGTTGGTAACGTGCCAAACGCGGTGATGAGTGGTCTGCTGGACTCGAAGTTCGAAAACATTAAGGCCTACACCGAAGTGATCCAGGACGGCATGGTCGATCTCATCGACGCCGGCAAGATGACGGTCGCTTCTGCAACCTCGTTCTCCCTGTCGCCGGAATATGCCGAGCGGATGAACAAGGAAGCCAGCAAGTATGCCAAGACCATTATTCTGCGTCCGCAGCAGATCTCTAACCACCCAGAGGTCGTGCGTCGTCTCGGCCTGATCTGCACCAACGGCCTGATCGAAGCTGACATCTACGGCAACGTGAACTCCACCAACGTCACCGGCTCCCGGATGATGAACGGTGTGGGCGGCTCCGCAGACTTCACCCGGAATGGTCTGATCTCCTCGTTCATCACCCCTTCCGATGCCAAGGGTGGCGCAATCTCGGCGATCGTGCCGATGGTTTCCCACGTCGACCACACCGAGCAAGACGTCAAGGTCATCATCACCGAAT
The Corynebacterium choanae DNA segment above includes these coding regions:
- a CDS encoding acetyl-CoA hydrolase/transferase family protein, producing MSDRIANAKLRGKVMTAEEAAEFVNNGDNVGISGFTGAGYPKALPTAIANKAKAAHERGEEYMISLFTGASTAPDCDGVLAEADAIRFRTPYQSDPILRSKINDGTTYYMDYHLSESGLYVEQGFFGQMNVAIVEAVRITEDGHLVPSSSVGNNVEYLDNAEKIIIEVNSWQSEELEGMADIYRINKLPNRQPIPITDPGQRIGTTYIDIDLDKVVAVVETDLPDRNAPFKPIDDQSKQIAGHFLDFLEGEVAAGRLTYDGYIMQSGVGNVPNAVMSGLLDSKFENIKAYTEVIQDGMVDLIDAGKMTVASATSFSLSPEYAERMNKEASKYAKTIILRPQQISNHPEVVRRLGLICTNGLIEADIYGNVNSTNVTGSRMMNGVGGSADFTRNGLISSFITPSDAKGGAISAIVPMVSHVDHTEQDVKVIITEYGYADLRGLAPRQKVKKMIALAHPDYRPLLEEYYERALAKAEANKTMQTPHDLATALSFHQRFQDTGTMKLS